A window of the Coprobacter fastidiosus genome harbors these coding sequences:
- a CDS encoding putative transporter, with amino-acid sequence MNWLYSLFSEHSAMQAVIVVSLISAIGLALGKIRIAGISLGVTFVFFIGIMAGHIGITVDPQMLNYAESFGLIVFVYALGLQVGPGFFGLFRKGGITLNALALGVVFIGTIMTVIFHLTCGISLPDMVGILCGATTNTPALGAAQQTLKQMGLPSNSPALSCAVTYPLGVLGVILAIFATRKIFTRASDIPEQEKDKKKPVYIAEFQVNNPGIIGKSIREAASLSQKKFVISRLWRDGKVSIPTSEKKLEAKDRLLVITSEKDVDALTVLFGEHENKDWNKEDIDWNAIDSQLISQRIVVTRPEINGKRLSSLRLRNHYGINISRVYRSGVQLLATPDLILQMGDRLTVIGEAAAIQNVEKVLGNAVKSLNEPNLISVFIGIVLGLALGAIPFSIPGISTPVKLGIAGGPIVIGILIGSFGPRLHMITYTTRSANLMLRALGLSMYLACLGLDAGQHFFETVIRPEGLIWILLGFAITFIPVIIVALIALRITKLDFGSVAGMMCGSMANPMALNYANDTIPGDNPAVSYATVYPLCMFLRVIIAQVILMFFI; translated from the coding sequence ATGAATTGGTTATATAGTCTATTTTCCGAACATTCGGCAATGCAAGCCGTTATTGTCGTATCTTTAATATCCGCCATAGGATTGGCATTAGGGAAAATCCGTATAGCCGGCATTTCCTTAGGTGTGACATTCGTCTTTTTCATCGGAATTATGGCAGGACATATCGGAATAACCGTTGATCCGCAAATGCTCAACTATGCAGAAAGTTTCGGACTCATCGTCTTTGTATATGCCTTAGGCCTGCAAGTCGGTCCGGGTTTTTTCGGATTATTCCGAAAAGGAGGAATTACTCTCAATGCTCTCGCTCTGGGTGTCGTGTTCATTGGTACTATCATGACGGTAATTTTCCATCTCACTTGTGGTATTTCTCTACCCGACATGGTAGGTATCCTATGCGGTGCAACAACCAATACTCCGGCTTTAGGAGCAGCGCAACAAACTTTGAAGCAAATGGGGTTGCCTTCTAATTCTCCGGCACTAAGTTGTGCGGTCACCTATCCTTTAGGTGTCTTAGGCGTAATTCTCGCAATATTCGCCACACGAAAAATATTTACACGGGCTTCGGATATTCCCGAACAAGAGAAAGATAAGAAAAAACCGGTATATATTGCAGAGTTCCAAGTCAACAACCCCGGCATTATAGGAAAAAGCATACGAGAAGCAGCATCTCTCAGTCAAAAAAAATTCGTTATTTCCCGACTTTGGAGAGATGGCAAAGTGAGCATTCCCACATCTGAAAAGAAACTGGAAGCAAAAGACCGTTTACTCGTTATCACTTCCGAAAAAGATGTCGATGCACTCACGGTTCTTTTCGGAGAGCACGAAAATAAAGACTGGAATAAAGAAGATATAGACTGGAATGCCATCGACAGTCAGCTCATTTCTCAAAGAATCGTCGTAACCCGTCCTGAAATTAACGGAAAACGACTTAGCTCTTTACGATTACGAAATCATTACGGTATAAATATCAGTAGGGTATATCGTTCGGGAGTACAATTGTTAGCCACTCCGGATCTTATATTGCAAATGGGAGACCGACTGACGGTCATAGGCGAAGCAGCCGCCATACAAAATGTAGAAAAAGTTCTGGGGAATGCTGTCAAAAGTTTAAACGAACCTAATCTGATCTCTGTATTTATCGGAATCGTATTGGGCTTAGCTCTCGGGGCTATACCATTCTCGATTCCGGGTATAAGTACACCCGTAAAACTGGGGATAGCCGGAGGCCCTATCGTTATAGGAATCCTTATCGGAAGTTTCGGACCACGTTTACACATGATCACTTATACCACCCGCAGCGCTAACTTGATGTTACGAGCATTAGGATTATCTATGTATCTGGCATGTCTGGGACTGGATGCCGGACAACATTTTTTCGAAACGGTAATCCGTCCGGAAGGATTAATATGGATACTTCTCGGATTCGCTATTACGTTTATCCCGGTAATCATCGTTGCATTAATTGCTTTGCGCATTACCAAGCTCGATTTCGGATCGGTAGCCGGAATGATGTGCGGCAGCATGGCGAATCCAATGGCTCTGAATTATGCAAATGATACTATCCCGGGAGATAATCCCGCTGTTTCATACGCCACGGTATATCCGTTATGTATGTTTTTACGGGTAATTATCGCACAAGTAATTCTCATGTTCTTTATCTAA
- a CDS encoding glycosyltransferase has translation MIGLFNDGFPPIMDGVSLTVKNYAYWLNQKNENVCVVTPKIPGTQYTEKYPIYSYTSIPIPMRKPYRLGFPRIDLPFYEHICQKPFSLVHAHCPFSSGELAMRIAHSQHIPIIATFHSKYRDDFKRIIPNKTLLALLIRKIIRFYEAADEVWIPQAAVEDTIREYGYKGKVEIVDNGTEFSGSANILTLKSDMRKELNITDQELMFLFVGQHIKEKNPELIIDALSLIREKPFKMFFIGSGYAEKELHEQVKSLKLTNKIKFVGNLTDREQLKRYYAAADLFLFPSLYDNAPLVVREAASMQTPSLLLSGATSAEIVKDMQNGFLSGQSVSEFAQKLTYLIQSPEKVRQTGIAASNTIARSWENVAEEVQDRYKSLLKRYA, from the coding sequence TTGATCGGACTTTTTAATGATGGATTCCCGCCAATTATGGACGGAGTATCTCTTACCGTCAAAAATTATGCTTACTGGCTGAATCAAAAAAATGAAAATGTATGTGTCGTAACACCTAAAATACCGGGAACTCAATACACAGAAAAATACCCGATATATAGTTATACTTCTATCCCGATACCTATGAGAAAGCCTTATAGATTAGGATTTCCCCGTATCGACCTGCCTTTTTATGAGCATATTTGCCAAAAGCCTTTCTCCTTAGTACACGCTCACTGTCCTTTTTCTTCGGGAGAACTGGCCATGCGCATAGCCCATAGCCAGCATATACCTATAATTGCAACTTTTCATTCAAAATACCGGGATGATTTCAAAAGAATTATCCCTAATAAAACTCTTTTGGCCCTACTCATCCGTAAGATAATCCGTTTTTACGAAGCAGCAGACGAAGTATGGATACCCCAAGCTGCCGTAGAAGACACAATACGGGAGTACGGATATAAAGGGAAAGTAGAAATAGTGGACAACGGAACCGAATTTTCAGGATCGGCAAACATTTTGACTCTAAAATCCGATATGCGAAAAGAATTAAACATTACCGATCAAGAACTAATGTTTCTTTTCGTCGGGCAGCATATCAAAGAAAAAAATCCCGAATTGATCATTGATGCACTATCACTTATAAGAGAAAAGCCTTTTAAAATGTTTTTCATCGGATCAGGATATGCCGAAAAAGAATTACATGAACAAGTTAAAAGCCTTAAACTAACCAATAAAATCAAGTTTGTAGGGAATCTCACCGACAGAGAACAATTAAAGCGATACTATGCCGCCGCCGATCTCTTCTTATTCCCCTCATTGTATGACAATGCACCTTTGGTCGTCAGAGAAGCTGCTTCAATGCAAACTCCGTCGTTATTACTATCGGGAGCAACCTCTGCCGAAATCGTCAAAGACATGCAAAACGGATTTTTATCGGGGCAATCTGTTTCAGAATTTGCACAAAAATTAACCTACCTCATACAATCCCCGGAAAAGGTGCGTCAGACAGGAATAGCAGCATCCAATACGATAGCCCGATCATGGGAAAATGTAGCAGAAGAAGTACAAGACCGATATAAATCTTTACTAAAACGCTATGCCTGA
- a CDS encoding nucleoside kinase, which translates to MSNKVLVHCKNTDQILEINEGDSLLQIYGQSGVELPYQVLCARVNNKTEDLDYRVFRPKDIEFIDASHPSGMRTYVRSLCFVFYKALEDVMPGARLRIEHSISKGYFCGINNRQEISQETTNRIKARMRKIIADNLPFQRIECKTSDAIKLFQEQNLLDKVDLLETSKSLYTTFYRLDNLIDYYYSCLVPSTGYLNLFDLIKYDGGLLLVPPSTENPSVLGTVVKQDKMLAAFKEYIHFNSIIGLNNVGDLNLAIENRQATDLIKVSEALHEKKISNIADEITRRNRDGEGARIILISGPSSSGKTTFSKRLAIQLMTNLIRPVTISLDNYFVEREETPLDENGEYDYESLYALDLELFNNDINRLLKGEEIDLPTYNFETGKKIYRGNKLRLKESEVLILEGIHALNPDLTPQIEDKLKFKIYVSALTSISIDDHNWVPTTDNRLLRRIIRDAKYRGSTAQSTIARWPSVRRGEEKWIFPYQENADAMFNSSLLFELAVLKRRAMPILNAVPRDCTEYGEANRLLKFLDFFLPLNEHEIPPTSLLREFLGGSSFKY; encoded by the coding sequence ATGAGTAATAAAGTGCTGGTCCACTGTAAAAACACTGACCAAATTCTTGAAATAAACGAAGGTGATTCTCTGCTTCAAATATACGGTCAATCAGGAGTAGAATTACCATATCAAGTGCTCTGTGCACGAGTCAATAATAAAACCGAGGATCTTGATTATCGAGTATTTCGTCCTAAAGATATAGAATTTATCGATGCTTCTCATCCATCCGGTATGCGAACGTATGTACGTTCTCTCTGTTTTGTCTTTTATAAAGCATTGGAAGACGTAATGCCCGGAGCTCGGTTACGGATCGAGCACTCTATATCGAAAGGTTATTTCTGTGGAATCAACAACCGGCAAGAAATTTCTCAAGAGACCACCAATCGCATAAAAGCCCGAATGCGAAAAATCATAGCAGATAATCTGCCTTTCCAGCGAATCGAATGTAAAACATCCGATGCCATAAAACTTTTCCAAGAACAAAATCTGTTGGATAAGGTCGACTTGTTGGAAACTTCAAAATCTTTATATACGACCTTTTACAGACTCGACAATCTCATTGACTATTATTACAGTTGTCTGGTTCCTTCCACCGGATACTTGAATTTATTTGATCTGATCAAATATGACGGTGGATTATTGTTAGTTCCCCCTTCAACCGAAAATCCTTCGGTTTTAGGCACTGTAGTAAAGCAAGATAAAATGCTGGCAGCATTCAAAGAATATATACATTTCAATTCCATTATCGGATTGAATAACGTCGGTGATTTAAATCTCGCCATAGAGAACCGTCAGGCAACAGATTTGATCAAAGTTTCGGAAGCTTTACATGAAAAGAAAATCAGCAATATCGCCGATGAAATAACCAGACGTAACCGAGACGGAGAGGGTGCACGAATTATCTTAATATCAGGACCGTCATCTTCAGGTAAAACAACTTTTTCAAAACGGCTGGCAATACAATTAATGACAAACTTGATACGTCCGGTAACCATTTCTTTGGACAACTATTTCGTAGAACGGGAAGAAACCCCTCTCGATGAAAATGGAGAATACGATTACGAATCTTTATATGCCCTCGATCTGGAATTATTCAATAATGACATCAACAGACTTTTAAAGGGTGAAGAAATAGACCTACCTACTTATAATTTTGAGACAGGAAAAAAAATATATCGAGGAAACAAACTAAGATTAAAAGAATCGGAAGTTCTTATATTAGAAGGTATTCATGCTTTAAATCCGGATTTAACCCCTCAAATCGAAGATAAATTAAAATTCAAGATATACGTATCGGCACTGACGTCTATATCCATAGATGACCATAACTGGGTTCCGACAACAGACAATCGGCTATTGCGTCGCATCATCAGAGATGCAAAATATCGAGGAAGCACGGCACAAAGTACAATAGCCCGCTGGCCGAGCGTGCGCAGAGGTGAAGAAAAATGGATTTTTCCTTACCAGGAAAATGCCGATGCCATGTTCAATTCATCGCTATTATTCGAACTCGCTGTTTTAAAACGGAGAGCAATGCCTATTCTGAACGCCGTCCCCAGAGATTGTACAGAATATGGAGAAGCAAACCGCTTACTCAAGTTTCTGGATTTCTTTTTACCTCTTAACGAACATGAAATTCCTCCGACATCTTTATTACGAGAATTTTTAGGAGGTAGCAGTTTCAAATATTAA
- the rpoN gene encoding RNA polymerase factor sigma-54 has product MLKQQLQQKLQQKLSPQQIQVIRLLELTAIELEERIKQELIDNPALDEGAEEHENPDTDEFGNEDTDASAESAEDISMGDYLTEDDIPDYKLEADNFSKDQKHEDIPFSGGSTFHDFLLKQLGERNLSEQDAKIAEYIIGNIDDNGYLQRPLSAISDDLIFQVGIDISTERLEDLLQMIQDFEPAGVGASNLRECLLLQLERHEGTPAALLAYKIIDKSFDEFTKKHYDKIQKQYNVSEEELKKAIHEITMLNPKPGSSWSDSFSDGMSHIIPDFIVDSHDGELTLSLNNSNIPELRVNRSYTHMLEDYMGNKQNQTRDKKDALLFVKQKLDSAQWFIDAIKQRQQTMLNTMQVIIDLQRDFFLTGDESNLKPMILKDVAERTGYDISTISRVSNSKYVQTNFGIFPLKYFFSESMQNESGEEISSREIKKILQQCIENEDKRKPLADDKLCDLLKEKGYVIARRTVAKYREQLGIPVARLRKEI; this is encoded by the coding sequence ATGCTGAAACAACAACTACAACAAAAGCTGCAACAGAAGCTGTCACCCCAACAAATACAGGTAATACGACTGCTTGAGCTGACGGCTATTGAGCTGGAGGAACGCATCAAACAAGAACTGATCGATAATCCGGCACTTGACGAGGGGGCAGAAGAGCATGAAAACCCCGATACCGACGAATTCGGAAACGAAGATACCGATGCATCTGCCGAAAGTGCTGAAGACATTTCCATGGGAGATTACTTGACGGAAGACGATATCCCCGACTACAAACTCGAGGCAGACAATTTCTCAAAAGACCAAAAGCATGAAGATATTCCTTTTTCCGGCGGATCGACTTTTCATGATTTTCTCTTGAAACAATTAGGAGAACGAAACCTGTCGGAACAAGATGCCAAAATAGCAGAATACATTATCGGTAATATCGATGACAACGGTTATTTGCAACGTCCGTTGTCTGCAATATCTGACGATCTCATTTTCCAGGTAGGAATAGACATTTCCACCGAACGACTCGAAGATCTGCTGCAAATGATCCAGGATTTCGAACCCGCAGGAGTCGGAGCGTCCAATCTGCGCGAATGTTTGTTATTGCAGTTAGAACGCCATGAAGGTACTCCGGCAGCACTATTAGCCTATAAAATCATAGACAAATCTTTCGATGAATTCACAAAAAAACATTATGACAAAATACAAAAACAATATAATGTTTCTGAAGAAGAACTGAAAAAGGCAATTCACGAAATCACAATGCTCAATCCGAAACCGGGAAGTTCATGGAGCGATTCGTTTTCTGACGGGATGAGCCATATTATCCCCGATTTCATAGTCGATTCTCATGACGGAGAACTGACATTGAGCCTTAATAACAGCAATATACCGGAATTAAGGGTCAACCGCTCTTATACTCACATGTTAGAGGATTACATGGGAAATAAACAAAACCAAACCCGGGATAAAAAAGATGCGTTATTATTCGTAAAACAAAAATTAGATTCGGCTCAATGGTTTATCGACGCTATCAAACAACGTCAACAGACAATGTTGAATACGATGCAAGTAATTATCGATCTACAAAGAGATTTTTTCCTGACAGGAGACGAAAGCAATCTGAAACCGATGATACTCAAAGATGTTGCCGAACGTACAGGATATGATATATCTACCATCTCCCGAGTAAGTAACAGCAAATATGTGCAAACTAATTTCGGGATTTTTCCCTTGAAATATTTTTTCTCCGAATCGATGCAAAACGAATCGGGTGAAGAAATTTCATCTCGGGAAATAAAGAAAATTTTACAACAATGCATCGAGAACGAGGATAAACGGAAACCTCTGGCAGACGATAAACTCTGCGACCTGCTAAAAGAAAAGGGCTATGTTATCGCTCGCCGTACAGTCGCAAAATATCGGGAACAGTTAGGCATTCCGGTTGCCCGCTTAAGAAAAGAAATATAA
- a CDS encoding FKBP-type peptidyl-prolyl cis-trans isomerase, translating to MDKLSYALGLSMGNNFKSSGIQTLSVTDFANGVKAVYEGEKPEMTYDEAKQVINDFFTQMQREVNDRNRAEGEAFLAENKKKSGVVVLPSGLQYEVLTEGKGKKPAATDRVQCHYHGTLINGEVFDSSIERGEPAVFGVSQVIPGWVEALQLMPEGSKWRLFIPSDLAYGENGAGGKIAPNSTLIFDVELLKVL from the coding sequence ATGGATAAATTAAGCTATGCACTGGGGCTGAGTATGGGTAACAATTTTAAAAGCTCAGGTATCCAGACTCTTTCGGTTACGGATTTTGCTAATGGAGTAAAAGCTGTATATGAAGGTGAGAAACCCGAAATGACTTATGACGAAGCAAAACAGGTGATTAATGATTTCTTTACGCAGATGCAGCGAGAAGTTAATGATCGTAACCGAGCAGAAGGAGAGGCATTTTTGGCTGAAAATAAAAAGAAATCCGGAGTGGTGGTTTTACCGAGCGGATTACAGTATGAAGTGTTGACCGAAGGTAAAGGAAAGAAACCTGCTGCAACAGATCGGGTACAATGCCATTATCATGGGACATTGATAAATGGAGAAGTGTTTGATAGTTCTATTGAACGAGGAGAACCTGCGGTTTTTGGTGTAAGTCAGGTAATACCGGGTTGGGTAGAGGCTTTGCAGTTGATGCCGGAAGGCTCTAAATGGAGGCTATTTATACCTTCTGATCTGGCCTATGGAGAGAATGGTGCGGGAGGCAAGATTGCCCCTAATTCTACTTTAATATTTGATGTTGAACTATTAAAAGTATTATAA
- a CDS encoding Na/Pi cotransporter family protein yields the protein MEYTFFDFLTLIGSLGLFLYGMKVMSEGLQKVAGDRLRGILTAMTTNRVTGVLTGVLITALIQSSSATTVMVVSFVNAGLLSLTQSVSVIMGANVGTTVTAWIISIFGFKVNISLFAIPLIGLAIPFIFSGNSRRRSWGEFIIGFAFLFMGLEFLKNSVPDIQNNPEILSFLTEYTNMGYLSVLLFLLIGTIVTIVVQSSSATMAITLIMCSKGWISFDIAAAMVLGENIGTTITANLAALSANVSAKRAAFAHFMFNIFGVCWMLILFFPFTHFIGFLVKELTGGSPTDLMTFIQHHSPAVVNRISAESAAGLSTDELALRAQYQGMQVTVSYALSLFHTVFNIFNVLVMIWFVNLYVKIVTRVIKLKHSDDEEFQLKFISSGMLSTSELSLLQAKKEIALYGQRTQRMFGMVKDLLHEKEGSETFSKIYSRIEKYEKISDRMELEIAAYLNQVADGRLSYDGKLQVSAMLTMTTEIESIGDSCFHLARTVIRKQEAKVEFNEGIEKDIDLMFKLVSEALDNMNIILDKNDMAESDLNKSYNKEMEINNFRNQLRMENIENINSKKYEYQSGIYFMDIISECEKLGDYVVNVVEAVKEKRRMN from the coding sequence ATGGAGTACACATTTTTTGACTTTTTGACGCTTATTGGCTCATTGGGTTTATTCTTGTACGGGATGAAAGTTATGAGTGAAGGGCTTCAAAAAGTGGCAGGAGACCGGTTGAGAGGAATTCTTACTGCGATGACGACCAATCGGGTGACCGGTGTGCTTACCGGAGTGTTAATTACCGCTCTTATACAATCTTCTTCCGCAACGACGGTGATGGTTGTCAGTTTTGTAAATGCAGGCTTACTTTCTTTGACACAGTCGGTGTCGGTTATTATGGGTGCCAATGTGGGTACTACCGTAACGGCGTGGATAATTTCTATTTTTGGCTTTAAGGTAAACATCAGTTTATTCGCTATTCCATTGATCGGTTTAGCGATTCCTTTTATTTTTTCCGGAAATAGCCGGAGGAGATCTTGGGGCGAGTTTATTATCGGTTTCGCTTTTTTGTTTATGGGACTTGAGTTCCTTAAAAATTCGGTTCCTGACATTCAGAATAATCCGGAAATACTTTCGTTTCTTACCGAATACACCAATATGGGTTATTTGTCGGTATTGCTTTTTCTTTTGATCGGGACGATTGTTACTATTGTCGTTCAGTCTTCCAGTGCGACAATGGCAATTACTTTGATCATGTGCAGTAAGGGTTGGATTTCGTTCGATATAGCGGCTGCAATGGTTTTGGGAGAAAATATCGGAACGACTATTACGGCTAATCTTGCGGCTTTGTCGGCTAATGTTTCGGCAAAGCGTGCAGCTTTTGCGCACTTTATGTTTAATATTTTCGGAGTATGTTGGATGCTTATTCTCTTTTTCCCGTTTACTCATTTTATCGGTTTTTTGGTAAAAGAACTTACGGGAGGCTCTCCGACAGATCTGATGACTTTTATTCAGCACCATAGTCCTGCAGTCGTAAATCGTATTTCGGCTGAGAGCGCAGCCGGTTTATCTACTGATGAGTTGGCATTGCGGGCACAATATCAGGGAATGCAGGTTACGGTATCTTATGCTCTGTCTCTTTTTCATACAGTATTCAATATTTTCAATGTTTTGGTAATGATCTGGTTTGTAAACTTGTATGTAAAAATCGTTACGCGGGTTATTAAACTGAAACATAGTGATGATGAAGAGTTCCAACTTAAGTTCATCTCCAGCGGAATGCTTTCTACTTCGGAACTATCTCTTTTACAGGCGAAAAAGGAGATTGCTTTATATGGGCAGAGAACACAACGGATGTTTGGAATGGTAAAAGATTTGCTTCACGAGAAGGAGGGCAGCGAGACTTTTTCTAAAATATATAGTCGGATCGAAAAATATGAGAAGATCAGCGACAGGATGGAGTTGGAGATTGCTGCATATCTGAATCAGGTAGCAGACGGACGTTTGAGTTACGATGGAAAATTACAGGTAAGCGCGATGTTGACGATGACTACCGAAATAGAAAGTATCGGAGATAGTTGTTTCCATTTAGCCAGAACTGTGATTCGAAAGCAGGAAGCAAAAGTCGAATTTAATGAAGGTATAGAGAAAGATATAGATTTGATGTTCAAATTGGTAAGCGAAGCACTCGATAATATGAATATTATTCTTGATAAGAATGACATGGCAGAATCTGATTTGAATAAATCCTATAATAAGGAGATGGAAATTAATAATTTCCGGAATCAGCTCAGAATGGAGAATATTGAAAATATTAATTCTAAAAAATATGAATATCAGTCTGGCATTTATTTTATGGACATTATCTCGGAATGTGAGAAATTAGGGGATTATGTGGTTAATGTAGTCGAAGCCGTGAAAGAAAAAAGAAGAATGAACTAA
- a CDS encoding SIR2 family NAD-dependent protein deacylase yields MKKLIVLTGAGMSAESGLSTFRSSNGLWENHRVEDVATPEGWYRNPELVLDFYNGLRKTLIKSEPNAGHKKLAELESDYEVHIITQNVDNLHERAGSSHVIHLHGELMKVRSVRNEKLIYTLTPEHCEIHLGDKAEDGGQLRPHIVWFGEAVPMIEPAIELVSEADIFVIIGTSLNVYPAAGLLNYVRANVPIYLIDPNDVHDPSGRVSHFIRKGASEGMRELIEILKK; encoded by the coding sequence ATGAAAAAGCTGATCGTATTAACCGGTGCCGGCATGAGTGCCGAAAGCGGATTATCAACATTTCGGAGTAGTAATGGACTTTGGGAAAACCACCGCGTCGAGGATGTCGCGACACCTGAAGGTTGGTATCGTAATCCAGAACTAGTTCTTGATTTTTATAACGGACTACGAAAAACCCTCATTAAATCCGAGCCCAATGCAGGTCATAAAAAATTAGCAGAACTGGAATCGGATTATGAAGTACATATTATCACTCAAAATGTTGATAATTTACACGAACGTGCAGGCAGTTCTCACGTAATACATTTACACGGAGAACTCATGAAAGTCCGTTCGGTACGAAATGAAAAACTAATTTACACACTCACTCCTGAACATTGTGAAATTCACCTTGGAGACAAGGCGGAGGACGGAGGACAACTACGTCCGCACATCGTATGGTTCGGAGAAGCTGTCCCCATGATAGAACCGGCAATAGAGTTAGTGTCAGAAGCCGACATTTTTGTTATCATCGGAACTTCTTTAAACGTATATCCGGCTGCAGGACTGTTGAATTATGTCCGAGCAAACGTTCCCATATACCTGATTGATCCAAATGATGTTCACGATCCTTCGGGACGAGTAAGCCACTTTATTCGAAAAGGAGCTTCCGAAGGAATGAGAGAATTGATCGAGATACTAAAAAAATAA
- a CDS encoding HAD family hydrolase: MIPVKQFFFDFGGVLVDLDFNGTIEAFCKFGATIPEAFNSENFHKILRDFENGQTEEKDFFDQLRIFLSIEISDEEIRQAWNKIIQTIPAYKLKILRTLKEDFPIYMVSNTNITHIEYTRKYLFRENGLTIDDYFDKLYFSYEIGASKPDAEFYKRVIDDTKVNPAESLFLDDKTENIDGARQAGFQVCQVCPEDNLREKLFPFLNGISI; encoded by the coding sequence ATGATACCGGTAAAACAATTTTTTTTCGATTTCGGAGGAGTCTTAGTCGATTTAGACTTTAACGGAACAATCGAAGCATTCTGTAAATTCGGTGCGACTATTCCCGAGGCCTTTAATTCTGAGAATTTCCATAAAATTCTCAGAGATTTTGAAAACGGGCAAACAGAAGAAAAAGATTTCTTCGACCAATTAAGAATCTTTTTGAGCATAGAGATATCAGATGAAGAGATACGACAAGCATGGAACAAGATCATACAAACGATCCCGGCTTATAAACTAAAAATTCTTCGCACTTTAAAAGAGGATTTCCCTATTTATATGGTTAGCAACACGAATATAACCCACATCGAATACACAAGAAAATATCTGTTCCGGGAAAACGGGCTCACCATAGACGATTATTTCGATAAGCTATATTTCTCTTACGAAATAGGAGCGTCAAAACCCGATGCGGAATTTTATAAGAGAGTAATCGACGACACAAAAGTAAATCCTGCCGAATCATTATTTTTAGACGACAAAACAGAAAACATTGACGGTGCACGACAAGCAGGTTTTCAAGTATGTCAAGTATGTCCAGAAGACAATCTACGGGAAAAACTATTTCCTTTTTTAAACGGAATTTCTATATAA
- a CDS encoding lysylphosphatidylglycerol synthase transmembrane domain-containing protein, producing the protein MPEITDIRTKPLQTVAYILLPVLIGLTVICYLFWKEFDPHIFTHVSFSLKTTTFVAIAVIFMLGRDAGLIWRYRKISGNTLSWWQAIRVNILCEFTSAVTPSAVGGSSLIVVFLNKEGINAGRSTAMMFASLFLDELFFVIAIPIILISISIPELFGTTTILSKSIMNLFFLVYMLIVSWTLILYTGLFKKPEWIRDSLNKIFKIRMLKRWGKQVSELGDNLVVSSHAIGKKPFSFWISAFGATVFSWTSRFLVVNALLLAFSPVTGKQLLAFGRQFILWIVMTVSPTPGGSGFSEYMFSQYYADFFPIAGTALVIAFIWRIITYYLYLAIGVCVIPGWLKKR; encoded by the coding sequence ATGCCTGAAATAACTGATATACGAACAAAACCGCTACAAACCGTTGCTTATATCCTATTACCGGTACTTATCGGACTGACAGTGATATGTTATTTATTTTGGAAGGAGTTTGATCCACACATTTTTACCCATGTATCTTTTTCCCTCAAAACAACAACATTTGTCGCTATTGCTGTTATATTTATGCTGGGAAGAGATGCCGGATTGATTTGGCGTTATCGTAAAATATCGGGAAATACGTTGAGTTGGTGGCAGGCAATACGAGTCAATATCCTTTGCGAATTCACATCGGCAGTCACACCTTCTGCAGTAGGAGGCAGCAGCCTCATCGTCGTATTTCTCAACAAAGAAGGGATCAACGCCGGACGCAGTACGGCAATGATGTTCGCCAGCCTGTTTTTAGACGAGTTGTTTTTCGTAATTGCCATCCCGATAATTTTAATCAGCATCTCTATACCCGAACTTTTCGGTACAACGACAATCCTGTCTAAAAGTATTATGAATCTGTTTTTTCTCGTCTATATGCTAATAGTGAGCTGGACACTGATATTATACACAGGGCTTTTCAAAAAACCCGAATGGATACGAGACTCATTAAACAAAATATTCAAGATTAGGATGCTCAAACGATGGGGAAAGCAAGTCTCCGAACTGGGAGACAATCTGGTCGTTAGTTCCCATGCGATAGGGAAAAAGCCCTTTTCTTTTTGGATTTCGGCATTCGGAGCTACGGTTTTTTCTTGGACATCTCGTTTCCTCGTTGTGAATGCATTGCTTCTTGCATTTTCTCCTGTTACCGGAAAACAACTATTGGCATTCGGCAGACAATTTATCTTGTGGATCGTCATGACCGTAAGTCCGACTCCTGGAGGAAGCGGGTTCAGCGAATACATGTTCAGCCAATACTACGCAGACTTCTTTCCTATTGCAGGAACGGCATTGGTTATCGCGTTTATATGGCGAATCATCACCTATTACCTCTATTTAGCCATAGGTGTATGTGTCATTCCCGGATGGCTGAAAAAAAGATAA